A single genomic interval of Pan paniscus chromosome 18, NHGRI_mPanPan1-v2.0_pri, whole genome shotgun sequence harbors:
- the ZNF747 gene encoding zinc finger protein 747 isoform X1 codes for MTDPSLGLTVPMAPPLAPLPPRDPNGAGPEWRKPGAVSFADVAVYFSREEWGCLRPAHRALYRDVMRETYGHLGALGVGGSKPALISWVEEKAELWDPAAQDPEVAKCPTEADPADSRNKEEERQREGTGALEKPDPVAAGSPGLKAPQAPFAGLEQLSKARRRSRPRFFAHPPVPRADQRHGCYVCGKSFAWRSTLVEHIYSHRGEKPFHCADCGKGFGHASSLSKHRAIHRGERPHRCPECGRAFMRRTALTSHLRVHTGEKPYRCPQCGRCFGLKTGMAKHQWVHQPGGEGRRGRRPGGLSVTLTPVRGDLDPPVGFQLYPEIFQECG; via the exons ATGACCGATCCGTCGCTGGGGCTGACAGTCCCCATGGCGCCGCCTCTGGCCCCGCTCCCTCCCCGGGACCCAAACGGGGCGGGACCCGAGTGGAGAAAGCCCGGGGCCGTGAGCTTCGCCGACGTGGCCGTGTATTTCTCCCGGGAGGAGTGGGGCTGCCTGCGGCCCGCGCACAGGGCCCTGTACCGGGACGTGATGCGGGAGACCTACGGCCACCTGGGCGCGCTCG GAGTCGGAGGCAGCAAGCCGGCGCTCATCTCCTGGGTGGAGGAGAAGGCCGAACTGTGGGATCCGGCTGCCCAGGATCCGGAGGTGGCGAAGTGTCCGACAGAAGCGGACCCAG CAGATTCCAGAAACAAGGAAGAGGAAAGACAAAGGGAAGGGACGGGAGCCCTGGAGAAGCCCGACCCTGTGGCCGCCGGGTCTCCTGGGCTGAAGGCTCCCCAAGCCCCCTTTGCCGGGTTGGAGCAGCTGTCCAAGGCGCGGCGCCGGAGTCGCCCCCGCTTTTTTGCCCACCCCCCTGTCCCCCGAGCTGACCAGCGTCACGGCTGCTACGTGTGCGGGAAGAGCTTCGCCTGGCGCTCCACACTGGTGGAGCACATTTACAGCCACAGGGGCGAGAAGCCCTTCCACTGCGCAGACTGCGGCAAGGGCTTCGGCCACGCTTCCTCCCTGAGCAAACACCGGGCCATCCATCGTGGGGAGCGGCCCCACCGCTGTCCCGAGTGTGGTCGGGCCTTCATGCGCCGCACGGCGCTGACTTCTCACCTGCGCGTTCACACTGGCGAGAAGCCCTACCGCTGCCCGCAGTGTGGCCGCTGCTTCGGCCTGAAGACCGGCATGGCCAAGCACCAATGGGTCCATCAGCCCGGGGGCGAGGGGCGTAGGGGCCGGCGCCCTGGGGGGCTGTCTGTGACCCTGACTCCTGTCCGCGGGGACCTGGACCCGCCTGTGGGCTTCCAGCTGTATCCAGAGATATTCCAGGAATGTGGGTGA
- the ZNF747 gene encoding zinc finger protein 747 isoform X2 translates to MTDPSLGLTVPMAPPLAPLPPRDPNGAGPEWRKPGAVSFADVAVYFSREEWGCLRPAHRALYRDVMRETYGHLGALGVGGSKPALISWVEEKAELWDPAAQDPEVAKCPTEADPDSRNKEEERQREGTGALEKPDPVAAGSPGLKAPQAPFAGLEQLSKARRRSRPRFFAHPPVPRADQRHGCYVCGKSFAWRSTLVEHIYSHRGEKPFHCADCGKGFGHASSLSKHRAIHRGERPHRCPECGRAFMRRTALTSHLRVHTGEKPYRCPQCGRCFGLKTGMAKHQWVHQPGGEGRRGRRPGGLSVTLTPVRGDLDPPVGFQLYPEIFQECG, encoded by the exons ATGACCGATCCGTCGCTGGGGCTGACAGTCCCCATGGCGCCGCCTCTGGCCCCGCTCCCTCCCCGGGACCCAAACGGGGCGGGACCCGAGTGGAGAAAGCCCGGGGCCGTGAGCTTCGCCGACGTGGCCGTGTATTTCTCCCGGGAGGAGTGGGGCTGCCTGCGGCCCGCGCACAGGGCCCTGTACCGGGACGTGATGCGGGAGACCTACGGCCACCTGGGCGCGCTCG GAGTCGGAGGCAGCAAGCCGGCGCTCATCTCCTGGGTGGAGGAGAAGGCCGAACTGTGGGATCCGGCTGCCCAGGATCCGGAGGTGGCGAAGTGTCCGACAGAAGCGGACCCAG ATTCCAGAAACAAGGAAGAGGAAAGACAAAGGGAAGGGACGGGAGCCCTGGAGAAGCCCGACCCTGTGGCCGCCGGGTCTCCTGGGCTGAAGGCTCCCCAAGCCCCCTTTGCCGGGTTGGAGCAGCTGTCCAAGGCGCGGCGCCGGAGTCGCCCCCGCTTTTTTGCCCACCCCCCTGTCCCCCGAGCTGACCAGCGTCACGGCTGCTACGTGTGCGGGAAGAGCTTCGCCTGGCGCTCCACACTGGTGGAGCACATTTACAGCCACAGGGGCGAGAAGCCCTTCCACTGCGCAGACTGCGGCAAGGGCTTCGGCCACGCTTCCTCCCTGAGCAAACACCGGGCCATCCATCGTGGGGAGCGGCCCCACCGCTGTCCCGAGTGTGGTCGGGCCTTCATGCGCCGCACGGCGCTGACTTCTCACCTGCGCGTTCACACTGGCGAGAAGCCCTACCGCTGCCCGCAGTGTGGCCGCTGCTTCGGCCTGAAGACCGGCATGGCCAAGCACCAATGGGTCCATCAGCCCGGGGGCGAGGGGCGTAGGGGCCGGCGCCCTGGGGGGCTGTCTGTGACCCTGACTCCTGTCCGCGGGGACCTGGACCCGCCTGTGGGCTTCCAGCTGTATCCAGAGATATTCCAGGAATGTGGGTGA